DNA from Mesorhizobium loti R88b:
CGTCCTGGTCGTCCAGAACAAGACCATGCGCCATTATCGCGACGACGAGGTCGAGGCGCTGGAAACCACCGCCATGGTCATCGCCGAGATGATCGCCACCGGCGATCTGGCGCGGCTGACCCGGCCCGGCCTTGAACTTGATCTGCGCCGGCCAGTCAGTTTCACCGGCCTGTCCTTCAACGACGGCGTCGGGCTTGGCCATGTCGTGCTGCACGAGCCGCGCATCGTCGTCACCAATCTGTTCAATGAAGACAGCGAGGAAGAGGTCCGGCGGCTCGAGACCTCGCTCGGTTCGCTCCGCCTCTCCATCGACGACATGCTGGAGCGCCGCGATGTCGCCTTCGAAGGCGAGCATCGCCAGGTGCTGGAAGCCTATCGCATGTTCGCCAATGACCGCGGCTGGGTGCGGCGCCTGGAAGAGGCGATCCGCAACGGCCTGACCGCCGAGGCTGCCGTGGAAAAGGTGCAGAGCGACATGCGCGCGCGCATGCTGCACATGACCGATCCCTATCTGCGCGAGCGGATGAGCGATTTCGACGACCTCGCCAACCGGCTGCTGCGCCAGTTGATGGGCCGCGGACCCGAGGATGTCGCGGCATCGCTGCCGAAGGATGCCATCATCGTTGCCCGCTCGATGGGGGCTGCCGAGCTTCTGGACTATCCCAGGGAGAAGATGCGCGGGTTGGTGCTCGAGGATGGTGCGGCCACCAGCCACGTCGTCATCGTCGCGCGCGCCATGGGCATCCCGGTGGCCGGCCAGATGAAGGGCGCCGTTTCCATGGCGGAAAACGGCGATGCCATCATCGTCGACGGCGAAGAGGGCGTGATCCATTTGCGGCCGCAGCCCGATCTCGAGGCTGCCTATGCCGAAAAGGTGCGTTTCCGGGCGCGCCGGCAAGAGGTTTATCGCGAACTGCGCAAGAAGCCGTCAACGACCAAGGACGGTGTCCAGGTCGATCTCTTGATGAATGCCGGGCTTGCCGTCGACCTGCCGCAGCTGGCCGAGGCGGGCGCCGCAGGCATCGGCCTGTTCCGCACCGAACTGCAGTTCATGGTCGCTTCGACCTTTCCGCGTGCCGAGGCGCAGGAAAAACTCTATCGCGACGTGCTCGAGGCGGCGCGCGGCAAGCCGGTCACCTTCCGCACCATCGATATTGGTGGCGACAAGGTGCTGCCCTACTTCAAGGGTGCCATCCAGGAAGAGAACCCGGCGCTGGGCTGGCGGGCGATCCGCCTGACGCTCGACCGGCCGGGATTGCTGCGCACCCAGATCCGCGCCTTGCTGAAGGCCAGCGGCGGGCGTGAGCTCAAGCTGATGCTGCCGATGGTGACCGAGCTTGGCGAAATCGCCCAAGCGCGCGAAATCATCGACCGTGAAGTGCGGCATCTCTCGCGCTTTGCCCATCATCTGCCGACCAGCCTCAAGCTGGGCGCCATGCTGGAAGTGCCGTCGCTGCTGTTCCAGCTCGACGAATTGATGAAGGCGGTCGATTTCGTTTCGGTCGGCTCGAACGATCTGTTCCAGTTCGTCATGGCGGTCGACCGCGGCAACACGCAATTGGCCAACCGGTTCGACACGCTGTCGGCGCCGTTCCTGCGTGTGCTCAAGCAGATCGCCGATGCCGGCGCCCGCAATCACACGCCCGTCACGCTGTGCGGCGAACTTGCCGGAAAACCCATATCGGCCATGGCGCTGATCGGCCTTGGCTTCCGCTCGATCTCGATGTCGCCGGCCTCGATCGGCCCGGTCAAGGCAATGCTGACGGAACTGCCGCTGGACGAGCTGAAAGCGTTCTTTGACGACAATCTGATGGCGCCGGCGCAGGGGCTGCCAATGCGGGCGCTGCTGCAGGCCTTTGCCGACGACCGCTCGATCCCGCTGTAGCATCTCATCATGGTCAATTTGCCCCGCGATCGTATGGATCAAGTCGTCAAGC
Protein-coding regions in this window:
- the ptsP gene encoding phosphoenolpyruvate--protein phosphotransferase, whose translation is MRDQASGPRVLLKRLRELMQEPLEPQERLDRIVRDIASNMVAEVCSLYVLRADSVLELYATEGLNPNAVHLAQLRLGQGLVGTIAASARPLNLSNAQEHPAFAYLPETGEEIYNSFLGVPVLRAGRTLGVLVVQNKTMRHYRDDEVEALETTAMVIAEMIATGDLARLTRPGLELDLRRPVSFTGLSFNDGVGLGHVVLHEPRIVVTNLFNEDSEEEVRRLETSLGSLRLSIDDMLERRDVAFEGEHRQVLEAYRMFANDRGWVRRLEEAIRNGLTAEAAVEKVQSDMRARMLHMTDPYLRERMSDFDDLANRLLRQLMGRGPEDVAASLPKDAIIVARSMGAAELLDYPREKMRGLVLEDGAATSHVVIVARAMGIPVAGQMKGAVSMAENGDAIIVDGEEGVIHLRPQPDLEAAYAEKVRFRARRQEVYRELRKKPSTTKDGVQVDLLMNAGLAVDLPQLAEAGAAGIGLFRTELQFMVASTFPRAEAQEKLYRDVLEAARGKPVTFRTIDIGGDKVLPYFKGAIQEENPALGWRAIRLTLDRPGLLRTQIRALLKASGGRELKLMLPMVTELGEIAQAREIIDREVRHLSRFAHHLPTSLKLGAMLEVPSLLFQLDELMKAVDFVSVGSNDLFQFVMAVDRGNTQLANRFDTLSAPFLRVLKQIADAGARNHTPVTLCGELAGKPISAMALIGLGFRSISMSPASIGPVKAMLTELPLDELKAFFDDNLMAPAQGLPMRALLQAFADDRSIPL